Proteins encoded together in one Coffea arabica cultivar ET-39 chromosome 2c, Coffea Arabica ET-39 HiFi, whole genome shotgun sequence window:
- the LOC113726738 gene encoding glutelin type-A 2: MASQFNLAPQFTDVTIFEGEGGGYYTWSASLFPLLSEAKLGAGKLVLRPRGFALPHYADCHKIGYFVQGSGRVGIVLPNSPKEVVLAAKKGDAIPVPLGSVSWWYNAGEDNSDVEIVFLGVTAQSYTPAQFDYFFLAGVRGVLGGFSTDFITRAFDLTQDESDQLLKSQTGSLIVKLAKNQTLPDPCKDANINMLYNFESAKPSIHVNQGGSLTIATAENFPFLKKVGLSANFARLDPFSMSTPMYAADASFQLIFITKGSGVVEIAGLDGKNALVAKVQSGQLCVVPKFLPVAKIADEEGLEYFCVVTSLEPYFAELAGETSVWKAMDPSVLQASFNVDPGLVELFNTKIGKGKNFVPPKE, from the exons ATGGCATCCCAGTTTAACTTAGCACCCCAGTTTACTGATGTAACTATCTTCGAGGGAGAAGGCGGTGGATACTACACTTGGTCAGCTTCCCTGTTTCCCTTGCTGAGTGAGGCTAAGTTAGGTGCTGGTAAGCTTGTCTTGCGTCCTCGGGGTTTCGCTCTACCCCATTATGCTGACTGCCACAAGATCGGTTACTTTGTTCAAG GTAGCGGTAGGGTTGGAATCGTACTACCAAACAGCCCAAAAGAAGTTGTTTTAGCTGCTAAGAAGGGAGATGCAATCCCGGTGCCTTTGGGTTCAGTCTCGTGGTGGTATAATGCCGGGGAAGACAACTCTGACGTGGAAATAGTATTCTTGGGTGTAACTGCTCAATCTTATACTCCTGCCCAGTTTGACTATTTCTTCTTGGCAGGAGTCCGGGGTGTTCTTGGGGGTTTCTCGACTGACTTTATCACTAGAGCTTTCGATCTCACCCAAGATGAATCAGACCAGCTCCTTAAAAGTCAAACTGGTTCTTTGATTGTCAAACTTGCAAAGAATCAAACGTTGCCAGATCCATGCAAAGATGCTAACATCAATATGTTATACAACTTTGAAAGCGCAAAGCCCAGCATCCACGTGAATCAGGGCGGATCACTTACCATTGCtactgctgaaaattttccttttctgaaGAAAGTGGGACTAAGTGCTAATTTTGCGAGATTGGATCCGTTCTCCATGTCAACCCCGATGTATGCCGCCGATGCATCCTTCCAATTGATTTTTATCACCAAAGGCAGCGGCGTTGTTGAAATCGCGGGATTGGATGGTAAGAATGCATTGGTAGCCAAAGTGCAGAGCGGGCAGTTATGCGTCGTGCCTAAGTTCCTCCCTGTTGCCAAGATTGCGGATGAGGAAGGATTGGAGTATTTCTGTGTCGTCACATCGTTaga GCCATATTTTGCCGAGCTAGCTGGGGAAACATCAGTTTGGAAAGCAATGGATCCCTCGGTGCTACAAGCTTCTTTCAACGTGGATCCGGGGCTGGTGGAACTTTTCAACACCAAGATTGGCAAGGGCaaaaattttgttcctccaaagGAATGA
- the LOC113726740 gene encoding probable 3-hydroxyisobutyrate dehydrogenase-like 2, mitochondrial: protein MSARYPTTITPTQTRIGWVGIGVMGSAMASRLLSAGYSVTVYDRTPSKAAPLQSKGAHLAPSVADLARASDVVFTMLGHPSDVRQIVLENLVPSLNPNSVIIDHTSSHPTLAKQIYDSALERHCHSVDAPVSGGDIGARDGKLAILAGGDEDVVKWLKPLFDEMGRVTYVGGPGKGQHCKIANQITAGANLLGLSEGLVFAEKAGLDKLKFVEAVRGGAAGSMVMELFGDRMINKDFKPGGVAEYMVKDLGMGVDVGEEEGDEVVVLPGAALTKQLFASMVANGGGKLGTQGLISVIEKINGS, encoded by the coding sequence ATGAGCGCCCGCTACCCGACAACCATAACCCCGACCCAAACCCGAATAGGCTGGGTAGGCATAGGCGTGATGGGCTCCGCCATGGCCTCCCGCCTCCTCTCTGCGGGCTACTCCGTCACCGTCTATGACCGAACCCCGTCAAAGGCCGCCCCTCTCCAATCCAAAGGGGCCCATCTGGCTCCCTCCGTCGCCGACCTCGCCCGTGCAAGTGATGTCGTCTTCACGATGCTGGGACACCCATCAGATGTTCGACAAATTGTGCTAGAGAACCTTGTTCCTTCTCTCAATCCCAATAGCGTTATTATTGATCACACTAGCAGCCACCCCACCCTGGCTAAGCAGATTTATGATTCTGCCCTTGAAAGACACTGCCACTCCGTTGACGCCCCAGTTTCCGGAGGCGACATCGGAGCGAGAGATGGCAAATTGGCGATATTAGCCGGGGGAGACGAGGATGTTGTGAAGTGGTTAAAACCACTGTTTGATGAAATGGGGAGGGTGACTTATGTTGGCGGCCCTGGGAAGGGACAGCATTGTAAAATAGCGAATCAGATAACCGCTGGGGCGAATTTACTTGGGCTGAGTGAAGGGCTGGTTTTCGCGGAGAAAGCCggtttggacaaattgaagtTTGTGGAGGCTGTGAGAGGCGGTGCAGCTGGATCAATGGTGATGGAGTTGTTCGGGGACAGGATGATCAACAAGGACTTCAAGCCTGGCGGGGTCGCGGAATATATGGTGAAGGACTTGGGAATGGGAGTGGATGTTGGCGAAGAGGAAGGGGATGAAGTGGTGGTATTGCCTGGCGCTGCATTGACTAAACAATTGTTTGCTTCTATGGTGGCTAATGGGGGTGGGAAGCTGGGCACCCAGGGGCTAATATCTGTCATTGAGAAGATCAATGGCAGTTAA
- the LOC113726739 gene encoding probable 3-hydroxyisobutyrate dehydrogenase-like 2, mitochondrial, producing MSPRYPTTITPTQTRIGWVGIGVMGSAMASRLLSAGYSVTVYARTPSKAAPLQSKGAHLAPSVADLARASDVVFTMLGHPSDVRQIVLENLVPSLNPNSVIIDHTSSHPTLAKQIYDSALERHCHSVDAPVSGGDIGARDGKLAILAGGDEDVVKWLKPLFDEMGRVTYVGGPGKGQHCKIANQITAGANLLGLSEGLVFAEKAGLDKLKFVEAVRGGAAGSMVMELFGDRMINKDFKPGGFAEYMVKDLGMGVDVGEEEGDEVVVLPGAALTKQLFASMVANGGGKLGTQGLISVIEKINGS from the coding sequence ATGAGCCCCCGCTACCCGACAACCATAACCCCGACCCAAACCCGAATAGGCTGGGTAGGCATAGGCGTGATGGGCTCCGCCATGGCCTCCCGCCTCCTCTCTGCGGGCTACTCCGTCACCGTCTATGCCCGAACCCCGTCAAAGGCCGCCCCTCTCCAATCCAAAGGGGCCCATCTGGCTCCCTCCGTCGCCGACCTCGCCCGTGCAAGTGATGTCGTCTTCACGATGCTGGGACACCCATCAGATGTTCGACAAATTGTGCTAGAGAACCTTGTTCCTTCTCTCAATCCCAATAGCGTTATTATTGATCACACTAGCAGCCACCCCACCCTGGCTAAGCAGATTTATGATTCTGCCCTTGAAAGACACTGCCACTCCGTTGACGCCCCAGTTTCCGGAGGCGACATCGGAGCGAGAGATGGCAAATTGGCGATATTAGCCGGGGGAGACGAGGATGTTGTGAAGTGGTTAAAACCACTGTTTGATGAAATGGGGAGGGTGACTTATGTTGGCGGCCCTGGGAAGGGACAGCATTGTAAAATAGCGAATCAGATAACCGCTGGGGCGAATTTACTTGGGCTGAGTGAAGGGCTGGTTTTCGCGGAGAAAGCCggtttggacaaattgaagtTTGTGGAGGCTGTGAGAGGCGGTGCAGCTGGATCAATGGTGATGGAGTTGTTCGGGGACAGGATGATCAACAAGGACTTCAAGCCTGGTGGGTTCGCGGAATATATGGTGAAGGACTTGGGAATGGGAGTGGATGTTGGCGAAGAGGAAGGGGATGAAGTGGTGGTATTGCCTGGCGCTGCATTGACTAAACAATTGTTTGCTTCTATGGTGGCTAATGGGGGTGGGAAGCTGGGCACCCAGGGGCTAATATCTGTCATTGAGAAGATCAATGGCAGTTAA